The Dermacentor albipictus isolate Rhodes 1998 colony chromosome 2, USDA_Dalb.pri_finalv2, whole genome shotgun sequence genome has a segment encoding these proteins:
- the LOC135898479 gene encoding calcium-activated chloride channel regulator 2-like: protein MRWCVCVALLLVISCLCGSVVSQGNVVLRRNGYTGVTIALSPRISQGSLPDDFAHTVAELVEVASKKVYRELVPGRAFFREVTLLVPSSLSASNIVDSNRSSDDVKITLSSRPSFSSSHFVIEPDKGALFGEHPYTLQYGSCGVQGLRTVLPFSSVVKIDGKAMAAEWLRLRYGVFSEEPLPNDPLYSPDANATKQGVLCETRSALRVILESGDFSGVNLEGESPYERAKLNIVQEAPLHLVVVWNVESSDLSTPTPYATTLIALRKFAQTLVPEHSMMALVAYSTSVFYADSRLIVMNTKEQRELFAKSYPTSRRDPSTLERAVVKALELLGANAQGWTGPQGSILLISHDDIRLEDLNAARKKLAGKQVRVHALLLSKSGAENNVEKLCSEYDGNVFLAQSYNKRALAYTQQTNAIAALAFSKTSYGETKAPIILKQKVIDPVKQGAETIEVFYVDSEGLMTLGVDIIFEQTDEASYYANYIVLHSPTDKVYNVGSPELTGQLFNVQQFKIQNASAGQWTLRIKPETSMPNPVKLEVWLQTSTIADPPITITAWLSSEFSNVDPSKPFLIYAEVRKGSNPIRYVSVTATVVDPEGNMTEFRLVDNGAGIPDITAGDGIYSRYFTGFSKKGLYTLSVTAEGSDQSVIVGGAVWNEASTSPPAQCCGSQFPEEGSVSSGSFVRHFEYGSFFSIADRPQGDIYPPSRVTDLTGSRVGDRVTLEWTAPGNDYDHGTANSYEIRYFESDVDFAQLFETSGKIIEKYDIDNLAYSPKPFGEREKCAFSFNHGADGGRYYFAIRANDNSNKGPVSNVVEVTFPAPTPPTVVPGEGGTPDAIVTGTENENDRNYARGGLTSLQLALAIVLPLLFLLILAIIVLLVVCFRRRGKRSKGSQEGSPPPPPTRARPIISSPIAQKGSATPEKEDKASPYATSLMNGSSISPINSYSADYLMDQYEYEKAKRAAQNGTQRTPSAPQRADLSSSSDAPSEDRSHRPEQVWTTPQGRDDRDDIGLPAVKPYVTELRPLQSPPHGPGSRRLPPDFSTVPRRQTFV, encoded by the coding sequence ATGCGCTGGTGTGTTTGCGTTGCGCTGCTGCTCGTCATCTCTTGCTTGTGCGGCTCTGTGGTGTCCCAAGGTAACGTCGTACTTCGTCGCAACGGTTACACGGGCGTCACCATTGCTCTCTCACCGCGGATATCGCAAGGAAGTCTGCCTGACGACTTTGCGCACACCGTCGCCGAGCTCGTCGAGGTGGCATCGAAGAAGGTGTACCGAGAACTGGTTCCAGGTCGTGCCTTTTTCCGAGAGGTCACCCTGCTCGTTCCCAGTTCGCTCAGCGCTTCGAACATCGTCGACAGCAACCGCAGCAGTGACGACGTTAAAATCACGCTGAGCTCCAGACCCAGCTTCAGCTCCTCGCACTTCGTGATCGAGCCCGACAAAGGCGCCCTTTTCGGTGAGCACCCGTACACCCTCCAGTATGGCTCGTGCGGTGTCCAAGGCCTGCGAACGGTGCTGCCGTTCTCCTCTGTCGTCAAGATCGACGGCAAAGCGATGGCCGCGGAATGGCTCCGCCTCAGGTACGGCGTCTTCAGTGAAGAGCCTCTGCCGAATGACCCTCTGTACTCGCCAGACGCGAACGCCACGAAGCAGGGCGTTCTCTGCGAAACGCGAAGCGCTCTGCGCGTGATTCTCGAGTCTGGCGATTTTAGTGGCGTCAATCTTGAGGGCGAGTCTCCGTACGAGCGCGCCAAGTTGAATATCGTCCAAGAGGCTCCGCTGCACCTCGTCGTCGTCTGGAATGTCGAATCGAGCGACCTGTCCACTCCCACGCCGTACGCGACGACACTCATTGCGCTCAGGAAGTTTGCTCAGACACTGGTCCCCGAACACTCGATGATGGCGTTGGTGGCCTACAGTACGAGCGTGTTTTATGCCGATAGCAGGCTCATTGTCATGAATACCAAGGAACAGAGAGAACTGTTCGCCAAAAGCTATCCGACATCTCGCCGTGACCCTTCAACTCTTGAGCGGGCAGTCGTCAAGGCTCTGGAACTGCTGGGCGCAAACGCACAAGGATGGACGGGACCACAGGGCTCTATTCTTTTAATATCTCACGACGACATTCGTTTAGAAGACCTCAACGCTGCCAGGAAAAAGTTAGCCGGTAAGCAAGTCAGGGTTCACGCTCTGCTCCTTTCTAAAAGCGGCGCTGAAAACAATGTTGAAAAGCTCTGCTCCGAATACGACGGCAATGTATTTTTAGCCCAGTCTTACAACAAAAGAGCGCTAGCTTACACGCAGCAGACGAATGCAATCGCTGCGCTGGCATTCAGCAAAACGTCTTACGGGGAGACTAAGGCCCCGATAATCTTGAAACAGAAAGTAATAGACCCAGTTAAACAAGGTGCGGAAACCATTGAGGTATTTTATGTTGACTCGGAAGGCTTGATGACGCTCGGAGTGGACATCATATTCGAGCAGACAGATGAGGCGTCTTATTATGCAAACTACATTGTACTTCATTCACCGACAGATAAAGTTTATAATGTAGGCAGCCCAGAACTGACAGGTCAGCTATTTAATGTTCAGCAATTCAAGATACAGAACGCTTCTGCCGGACAGTGGACGCTGCGGATTAAGCCTGAGACGTCTATGCCCAATCCAGTGAAGCTTGAAGTTTGGCTTCAGACGTCTACGATTGCCGATCCGCCAATTACGATCACTGCCTGGCTTAGCTCCGAATTTTCGAATGTAGACCCTTCGAAGCCGTTTCTTATCTACGCCGAAGTTCGGAAAGGCTCAAACCCTATTCGCTACGTTAGCGTCACTGCAACAGTGGTCGATCCAGAGGGAAACATGACTGAATTTCGTCTTGTGGACAACGGGGCCGGGATCCCCGACATCACCGCCGGAGATGGAATCTATAGCCGATACTTCACTGGATTTTCGAAGAAGGGCCTCTATACCTTGTCAGTGACTGCCGAAGGGTCCGATCAGAGCGTCATAGTTGGTGGCGCCGTGTGGAACGAAGCGTCGACATCACCCCCAGCTCAATGCTGTGGAAGTCAGTTTCCCGAAGAAGGGTCAGTGTCGTCAGGATCGTTCGTGCGTCATTTCGAATACGGGTCGTTTTTCAGCATCGCCGACAGGCCTCAAGGTGACATATACCCACCAAGTCGCGTCACCGACCTGACTGGGAGCCGCGTCGGCGATCGTGTCACACTTGAATGGACTGCACCTGGAAACGACTACGATCACGGTACGGCAAATAGCTACGAAATCAGATATTTCGAAAGCGACGTCGACTTCGCGCAACTATTTGAAACGTCCGGAAAAATAATCGAGAAATACGACATCGACAATCTTGCTTACTCGCCGAAACCCTTCGGCGAACGCGAAAAGTGCGCGTTTAGTTTTAACCACGGTGCTGACGGTGGGCGCTACTACTTCGCCATCCGGGCGAATGACAATTCGAACAAAGGTCCCGTGTCCAATGTGGTAGAAGTGACTTTCCCTGCGCCGACACCACCCACGGTTGTTCCAGGAGAAGGGGGCACGCCAGACGCAATCGTAACCGGTACGGAGAACGAGAACGACCGCAATTACGCGAGAGGTGGTTTGACGTCCCTTCAACTTGCATTAGCCATCGTGCTtccgctgctgtttctgctgaTTCTGGCCATCATCGTCTTACTGGTTGTGTGCTTCCGGAGAAGAGGCAAACGAAGCAAGGGCTCGCAAGAAGGttcgccgccgccaccgcccaCGAGGGCGCGGCCCATCATCTCTTCTCCCATCGCACAGAAGGGCTCGGCGACTCCCGAGAAAGAGGACAAAGCGAGCCCGTACGCGACGTCGCTCATGAACGGCAGCAGCATCAGTCCCATTAACTCCTACTCGGCAGACTACCTCATGGACCAGTATGAATACGAGAAAGCCAAGAGGGCGGCACAAAATGGAACCCAGAGGACGCCGTCGGCGCCGCAGCGCGCTGATCTGTCCTCCTCTTCAGATGCACCCTCGGAAGATCGATCTCATCGTCCTGAACAGGTATGGACGACGCCGCAGGGCAGGGACGATCGGGACGACATCGGCCTGCCGGCCGTAAAGCCGTACGTGACCGAACTGAGGCCCCTGCAGAGCCCGCCGCATGGCCCAGGATCACGTCGCTTGCCTCCAGACTTCTCGACTGTGCCCAGGAGACAAACGTTTGTGTAA